DNA from Kogia breviceps isolate mKogBre1 chromosome 3, mKogBre1 haplotype 1, whole genome shotgun sequence:
TGACTAACTGTGGAGAGGGGGCCGTTGAACAAGATGATACCTGGAATCCAAGCTGAGTGGCTGCAGAGACGGTGGTGCCAGGAGCTGTGCGGGCACAGCAGGAGTCAGTTAGGTTTGGCGGCTGAAGGAACTGCCGTCTTGAAACATTGCCTGTGTTTTTTCCGCTGGGCTTTTCAGCCACCGCACTCActttctttgttgcagtggctCTGACCAATCTGGAAGATACAGAGAATGCCAGGAGAGCCTACACAGAAGCAGTCCGCCTGGATAAGTAAGCCGCCTGTCGGGAACGCCGCTGGGAGGGCTGGGTGCCGCAGAGCCGTGAGGTGGCGCCACGGCCCTGGCGTTGCCGAGCCAGCCCAGCTGCTTGCTCCCTGTGCCTCTGTGCACAGCGGGCCTCCGTGCCGAAGGACGTAGCTCCTGAGTACAAAGTGGCTCAGCAGGACCTGACGCTGACTCTTTCTGAGAAAGTGTTTCCAGCCCTTAGTCGTCAGGGGGCCAGAGAAAGTGGGAGCTGGCAGTGGGCTTGGGTTGTTGATAGCTCTGGGCTCAGTTTAAGATGAACTTGACTCTCTTGGGATTTATTCCACTGCAGGGTAGGGACCTGTTTTTCGTCTCTTTTGAGGGCCGAGATGTCAGGCTTGGTCCCAGTACCTGCTTTGCTGGTTGGGCAGTTAATTCCCTGATTCTTCTCCAAAGGTCCACACAACACGTGTGTGCCCCACCTTGCCGTGGAGTGGAGCTGTCTGTACTTagccagttttgtttttgtgcAGTGAGAAGGATCTCTAAATGACCATGTGTTGCAAAGCCCCAGCTCCATAAGAATTTCTGTTTGCACAGGTGTAACCCTTTGGTAAACCTGAACTATGCTGTGCTGCTGTACAACCAGGGAGAAGAGAGGGGCGCCCTGGCCCAGTACCAGGAGATGGAGAAGAAAGTCAACTTACTCAGGGACAGTAGCTCTCTGGAATTTGACCCGGAGGTGAGTCTTAGCTCCTAGGAGTCATAAGCAAGCTGTCATGACACTTTTGAATCAAGCCCAAATAACCCAAATATAAGGTATTATATAGGCTCATGCCTGTTTCGGCTTTGACGTTCCTAGTGGCATGAATTCTTCAATTAAGAACAGCTTGAGAAGAAACTTTCCTGgaagaaaataagaggaaattCAGGTTTACTGAGTTATATCTATTATTGATAGACCTCAGCTCAAATGAGTTGTGTTGTCCTTTTGTAGCTTCCTCCCATTCTCCTCACATAGGAAAGGCAGGAATTTAGTCCAGCAATGCACCAAACTTGAATTGTTGGGTTTGAGAGCCTTTAAAGAACTCCCTTGCCATCCACTCAGGGCAGTGTGGTCTCTGCTGTTTGAGAATGATTTCTTTGCAGTAAGTGTTTCCTCCCTCAAATGCTAGTACAGCAGACACTATTTCAGCTAATCCCCACCTGCCCGCTGAAGACCTGGGATGAGGCTTGTCTCTGCTGGTCAGAcctgtgactctttttttttttccttctcacttgGGCACAAGATGGTGGAGATGGCCCAGAAGTTGGGAGCTGCTCTCCAGGTTGGGGAGGCACTGGTCTGGACTAAACCAGTTAAAGATCCCAAATCAAAGCAGCGGACCACTTCAACCAGTAAAGCCGCCAGTTTCCAGCAGCCTCTGGGTTCTAATCAAGCTCTAGGACAGGCAATGTCTTCAGCAGCCGCATATAGGAAGCTCCCCTCAGGTAGGAAGCCACACACAGCTATATGAAGACCTATGGGTACAAGCCACATGTGCCTGCAAAGAGATTACAGCTTTGAATGAGGCGTGTGCTTTTCAGACTCAGGACACATCCAATGTAGTGCTGCctagaaggggaaaaaagcccAAGGGTGGCCAAACTGTCACTTGTTTCCTTAAGGCAATTTGTGCAAAAGGTAACAGCTACTGGCACGCTTAGCTGGATGTCAGTACACTGGGTCTTTACAATATTCAGGTTTAGAAATACAGCACCTTTCGTTATGTAGTCTCACTATAATTCTCACTGCCTTATCGTAAGTCAGCATGGTGCAGGTaatgaaacatttcttttataaGGTCATTGAAGGCAGACTTGACTGTTGCTTTATTTCTTCAGTTACGGTCTTCCTTCACAGCTGCCCAGATGTGCCACAGTCCCACTAGTCTCAGAAAACATGGGGTTTCTTCTTGAAACTTGACAGTGAAAATATTGATTTCTTCTGGAACCATGGAACTGAGAATTCAAGCTGTTTGTTTTGTTACTAGGTGCTGGAGGAACATCCCAGCTCACAAGGCCACCATCTCTTCCTCTGGAGCCAGAGCCCACTGTGGAAGCACAACCAACTGAAGCATCAGcacaaataagagaaaaataggtGTAGGATGAGCCGAGAGTTGGGGTTTCTTTGGCGAGGGTGTTTCAGATAAGGAAAGGTCCCATGACACAGGCAGCGTGGAGGCCAGCATGTTCCCTGGGCATCATGAACTAGAATGCAGAACGTGTTATGATGGTCACGAGGAGCCTGAGGCCTACGCAGTCCCCTGCTGCCCCATCAGccaggaaagagagaggagatggCCCAGACAGGTTCCCTAAGAACTGAGAGCAAGGCTTCGGCTCTATGTATGTAGTTCCAAGAGCCAGCAGGGCACGTGATGCTATCTGCGTTGGAAAGGACTTTATCTCCTGGCTGGCTGACCCCTTCCTTTGTGGAAGGAAAGTCCGAGACAGACCCCTGCGCAGTAGTCCTGACAAAGCCGTCTTAGCTGAGCTGATCCTTGGGTTGTGTGGTATATCAGCCACTGAAGCAAACACAAATCTTTGATTAATAATCCAGCTCTAAtagtcaaaatttaaaagaaaaaaaatggtgaaacAAGCTCTTTAAATTGAGGCCCAGCCTACTGAGTATCCCAGCTGTACTTGCCCAAGAGCATCCAGAACAGGTCCATGTATCTTGTTCTTGAGAGGTCGAAGTGTTAGAGCCAGATCACGTCAGGATGAAAAGAAGTAGAGATAAAGGGCTGGTCTGGTATCAGCACCAaggatttaaagaaaaaggaagagctgCTTAACTGAGGAATTTTTATTTGACAATCAATGATACCACTGACCAGATGTTATCAATACATTATCTATATATACTTTTCAGAATAAAGATTATGTATCATCCCTTTGGGGAGAGTTATTCAGGTATAAAAATGAGGGCTCACAATAAAAACGTTTTAAAAGAACCTTGTACCTGCCCCGTCTTCGGGGCTTGTGGATTTGCAGTCTCTCACTCACTGCTGGGAAAGGAGCTATTCTAATTCCTAGTATGGGAGTTGCTCATGTCATCACAGGAAAATTACATGACAGTTAGTTAGAAAAATGAGACCAAGTACACAGATACAGACATGGTTTTAGATGGCTCAAATTAGAGGCAAGAAAGTGGAAGTATGAACTAGCAATGGGAAAAGTGTTCTTCTTACTGAATAATATTAGTACAAAACGAAGTAAAATTTTGGAGTGTATGATTACAATGATCATTTTGTTCTTAAGGAAAAATCCCTATTGTCTGATAATAGTAGCTCACAATGGACCAATCCTCCCACAGACAACAAATATAAACCAGTGGGTAAATGTAAAATACTATcttggtttaattaaaaaaatacacataactgTTTCAAGTAAAAATTATAACATCATATGTGAGGTTTAATATGTGTAACTAAAGGACAAGGGGTTATATGGAAACTTAATGGTTGAAAGGTTTTTATATTTCACATGATATGGTACAAAACTAATCCTAGTTTGTGAAAAATTAAGGCTGTATATTATAATCCCTGGAGTAACCATTAGAAAGATGCAAAGAAGCAtagctattgggttggccaaaaactttgggtttttttttttcctgtcagatggctctagtagcccttagttgtctttaacttcattcagaacaattttgttagattgtatgtgacagctgtcacattAGCACGCAcgtaaaaaaaaacttaacaaaattggtgaattttctgtgtagccattttagtatagaagatggaagaaaaaaagcattttttgGCATATGATGCTTGGTATTtcgagaaaggtaaaaacgcaactgaaatgcaaaaaaaaaaggtttgtgcagagtatggagaaggtgctgtgactgatcaaacatcaaaagtggtttgcagagtttcgtgctggagatttcttgctggaggatgctccatggtcgggtagaccagttgaggTTGATAGTGAACAAACTGAGACATTCATTGAGAACAGTCAACATTATACCACGCAGGAggtagccaacatactcaaaatatccgaATCAAGCATTGAAAGTGATTTGCACCAGCTTGCCTATGTTCATCACTTTGATGCTTGGGTTCCacataaattaagtgaaaaaaaccttcttgaccgtatttctgcatgcaattctctacttagaCATAACAAAAACGTTctgcttttaaaacaaatcatgacagggtgatgaaaagtggatactgttcAATAACGTGGAATGGAAGAGACCATGGGGCAAGCGAAATTAACCACCAACAACCATACCGAAGGCCGgtcggtcttcatccaaagaagctgatgttgtgtatatggtgggattggaaggaagTCCTCTATTacgagctccttccggaaaaccaagcGATTAATcccaagtactgctcccaattagaccaactgaaagcagcactcaacgaagagcgtccagaattagtcaacagaaaatgcataatcttccatcaggataacgcaagactgcatgtttctttgatgaccaggcaaaaactgttacagcttggctgggaagttctgattcatccgccgtgttcaccagacattgcacttttggatttccatttgctctggtctttacaaaattttctTAACGGAAGAAATTTCAAtgccctggaagactgtaaaaggcacctggaacagttctttactCAAAAAgataagttttgggaagatggaattatgaacttgcctgaaaaatggcagaaggtagtggaagaAAACGGTGactacgttgttcaataaagttcttggtgaaaatgaaaaatgcatctttttacttaaaaaccaaaggaactttttggccagcccaataaaaAGACAgtagagagagggggaaaaaaacagatggaacaaggagaaaataaatagcaaaatgttAAATGGAAATCCAGTcatgtcaataattacattaaaatgtaatCAGACTTAAAAATGTAAGTGGACTAAACATTTCAGTTAAAAAGCACAGAAAGGATAAAAAAAGCCTAGTACTATATTAATGttagataaagtagacttcaaaacaaggggTGTTACCAGAAATAAAGGGGggcatttcataatgataaacaGTCAATTCAGTAGAAAATCATAAATATGTACGCAACTAACATTACTTCACAGTACATCAAGTAAAAATTGATAGAATTAAATCCACAATCATAGTTGGATATGTTAGCACTTTTTCTTTCAGCAGTTGATAGAATTAATTAGACAAAAAGTGTAAAAGGACATATTGgccagcttgtcaatttctgttgacatttatagaacactacaAGCAGTAACTGTAGAAAACACATTCTTTGCAAGTGTACATAATACATTTAGCAAGACAGACCAAATACTGGGCCATAAAATAAGTCTCAAAAGTCAACAGATTGAAATTTACAGAATATGTTCTCTATACACAATATTGCATTAGAAATTAATAATGATATCTAGAAAACCtacatatttggaaattaaacacacatacttgtaagaagaaatcaaaagaaattataaactactttgaactgaatgaaaaaattTGTAGGGTTAAGATATGTGCTTACAAGGAAACTTAGAGCTATAAATGCTTCTATTAGAACAAATGAAAAGGTAGAAAATCACTGATAAAGGTTTCTACCTTAAgctaaaaaaagagcaaaataaacccaaagtacagaaaatattaaagaaaaatcaaataagccAAAAGTTCTATAAAAAAACACACGCACAAAAATTGACAAATCCCTAGCTAAACTGATGAAGGGGGGTAAAAGAGGAGACAAATtaccaacatcaggaatgaaaggGGATAGCATTACAGGTCCTATACGACATGGAAGAGATAAAGGAATGTTATGAAAAATTTTACGACAATAAAACAACTTGGATGCAATATacaaaatctttgaaaaatgCAACATACCCAAACTGAAACAAGATGAAATGTAAAGGCTTCATAGGTCCTATCAAAGgaattgaatctataaatcaaaaGCTACCCTAAGCAAACTCTTGGCTCAGATGATTTCACCAGTGAATTCTATTAAATCCAGtcttacaaaaattttttaaaaacaggatcaAGAACTTCCCATTAcaccatgaagaaaatgaaaatcaatctgCAGATTGAGAATATATTCAAGGAGAATATATTCACAAAatacatctgacaaaggatttatatccagaaaatagaaaaaactacaactcaataataaaaaaactaataacccaaacaacatacacaaaccaaatgaaaaaaaatgggcaaaaaatttgGACACCTCacaaagatatatgaatggccagtAAGCATGTGAAAACGTGCTCATTGtccatcatcagggaaatgcaaaataaaaccacaatgttcatatcaaaatggctaaaattaaacacTGACAACTCTAAATACTGGCAAGAACAAGAAGCAATCAGAACTGTCATGcatcattggtgggaatgtaaaatgggccatccactttggagaaaggtctaccTGTCACTTATCTCATGATACACATTCatcccagcaattctactcccatGTATTTTTACCCAAGAGGAAGGAAAATGCCCACACAGACTTGTCGATAACATTATTcataaaaaccccaaacagaaacaCCGTAttcacagtggaatactacttagccacaAAAAGCAACAAACTACATGCAGCAAcataatctcaaaaacattatgctgaatgaaaaggGTTTTtacagctacagtaattaaaacagtagggtactggcacaaaaacataaatatagaccaatggaccaggatagaaggcccagaaataaacccatgcacttatggtcaattaatctaggacaaaggagacaagaatatacaaaggagaaaagacagtctcttccataagtggtgctgggaaaactggacagctacatgtgaaagagtgaaattagaacattctctaacacaaaaataaactcaaaatggattaaagacctaaatgtaagactggatactataaaactcctagaggaaaacataagcagaacactcttcaacataaatcgcagcaatatctttttggatctgtctcctagagtaatggaaataaaaacaaaagtaaacaaatgggacctaattaagcttaaaagtttccgcacagcaaaggaaaccataaacaaaaaagacaacctacagaatgggagaaaagtatttgcaaacgattcaactgacaaggggttaatttccaaaatatacaaacataacagctcaaaaaaaaaaaaacaaacccaaacaacccaatcaaaaaatgggcagaagatctaaaaagacatttttccaaacaagacatacagatggccaaaaggcatgtgaaaagatgctcaacatcactaattagagaaattcaaatcaaaactacaatgaggtatcacctcacaacagtcagaatggccaacatcaaaaagtctacaaataacaaatgctggagagggtgtgcagaaaaaggaaccctcctacactgttggtgggaatgtaaattggtacagccactatggagaacagtatggaggttccttaaaaaactaaaagtagagctaccatatgatcctgcaatcccactcctgggcatatatccagagaaaaccataatttgaaaaggtacctgcacctcagtgttcattgcagcatgatttacaatagccaagatatggaagcaacctaaatatccattgacaaatgaatggataatgaagatgtggtacatatacacaatggaatattactcagccattaaaaagaatgaaataatgccatttgcagcaacatggatggacctagagattatcatactaagtgaagcaagccagacaaagacaaatatatgataccgcttatatggggaatctaaaaaaatgatacagatgaacttatttacaaaacagaaagactcacagacatagaaaaccaacttatggttaccaaaggggaaggggggggagataaattaggagtttgggattaaaatatacacactactaaatataaaataatcaacaaggacctactgtatagcacaggaactctactcagtattctgtaataacctataaaggaagagaatgtattactctgctgtatacctgaaatgcacacaacattgtaaatcaactatatttcaacaaaaactttttaaaaaatcagtgaggaaacataaaaaaataaaactaaagaaaagagcTTTATACAAAAGgactaaatactgtatgattccatttctatgaagttccagaacaggcaaaactaatttatGGTGAAAAAGATTATAGTGGGTGCCTCAGGGGGCTGgggttgcgggtgaggctgaggataACTTGGAAGTAGCCTGAGGGACCTATCAGATGATGGAAACATTCTGTATCTGGATAGGCACTTGTGTTAGATAGGTATATACATTTCTCAAAACTTACCAAATGGAGTTAAAATTTGTACAGGTTCACTGTTTGAAAATCTTTAcctaaaaaaagaccaaaaaataaaatgttaaattatcaTTGTGGTAGCTTTTCAATGATTTTCAGTAGTCCTAAAGAGACCCAGAAAATTGCCTGTTCAGTTTAGTAATAGTAACTGACAATTATTAAACCTTTATATACATGCCACATACTGTGCTAATACTTTGTTCCGCATTCCTCTTTAATTAAGAACCCTACAAAGGTAAGGACCATTACtagccctgttttacagatgaggaaaaatgaGGCTCAGGAAAGGTACCTTGTCCAATGTCATACACTACTCACCACCTCAAACCCTGCACAGAATTTGGATTTCTTCTGCTGATGAATAATTACCTCTGGCCCACTCAAACTTGACATAGTAAGAGAATAAAATGCAAACCGAATCTGCGCAATAAATATTACTCATTTTTGGCT
Protein-coding regions in this window:
- the BBS4 gene encoding Bardet-Biedl syndrome 4 protein isoform X4; translated protein: MLGKIHLLEGDLDKAIEIYKKAVEFSPENTELLTTLGLLYLQLGIYQKAFEHLGNALTYDPTNYKAILAAGSMMQTHGDFDVALTKYRVVACAVPESPPLWNNIGMCFFGKKKYVAAISCLKRANYLAPFDWKILYNLGLVHLTMQQYASAFHFLSAAINFQPKMGELYMLLAVALTNLEDTENARRAYTEAVRLDKCNPLVNLNYAVLLYNQGEERGALAQYQEMEKKVNLLRDSSSLEFDPEMVEMAQKLGAALQVGEALVWTKPVKDPKSKQRTTSTSKAASFQQPLGSNQALGQAMSSAAAYRKLPSGAGGTSQLTRPPSLPLEPEPTVEAQPTEASAQIREK